From Nguyenibacter vanlangensis, one genomic window encodes:
- a CDS encoding IclR family transcriptional regulator, translated as MPENEDNGGRLIQSIERAVAILEIIAREGGAASLKHIAERTGIGKTTAHNILKTLDVLGYVRRRVGDTRYHLGGRILNLARITGDDGALRTRLRPVLEAIAVKTGETVYLAVPSGDETYYLDAIESDRMLRTASPGEARLRLEGSAIGLVFLAFMPGLGKRVLATRADALGPDIQSQIDAVERVGFALDLENYEPGLHCVAVPWRENGEVRAAIGLSGPSTRLPRDKLTDLAWMMMREAEKVQ; from the coding sequence TTGCCGGAGAATGAAGACAATGGAGGACGGTTGATCCAGTCGATCGAGCGCGCCGTCGCCATTCTGGAGATCATCGCCCGCGAGGGCGGTGCGGCCTCTCTCAAGCATATCGCCGAGAGGACCGGCATCGGCAAGACGACGGCACACAATATCCTCAAGACGCTGGACGTGCTGGGCTATGTCCGCCGGCGCGTCGGCGATACCCGCTATCACCTGGGCGGGCGCATTCTGAACCTTGCCCGGATCACGGGTGATGACGGCGCGCTACGGACCCGTCTGCGCCCGGTGCTGGAGGCCATTGCGGTGAAGACGGGCGAGACGGTCTATCTTGCCGTGCCGAGCGGTGACGAAACCTATTATCTCGATGCTATCGAATCGGACCGGATGCTGAGGACAGCGAGTCCCGGTGAAGCCAGGCTGCGGCTTGAAGGATCAGCGATCGGCCTCGTCTTCCTCGCCTTCATGCCGGGCCTCGGCAAGCGTGTGCTGGCGACCCGCGCCGATGCGCTTGGTCCGGATATCCAATCGCAGATCGACGCGGTCGAGAGGGTCGGGTTCGCGCTCGATCTCGAAAACTATGAGCCAGGTCTTCACTGCGTCGCCGTTCCCTGGCGGGAAAACGGCGAGGTCCGGGCCGCCATCGGCTTGAGCGGACCATCGACCCGCCTGCCGCGCGACAAGCTGACGGACCTTGCCTGGATGATGATGAGAGAGGCCGAGAAGGTTCAATGA
- a CDS encoding MoaF-related domain-containing protein, translating into MTEQTTFPHAGKKYTIRFENGLEVTNAYSADGTTVSVEFLSGDLLGTQMTVPFRWTELAGGNFLLSWQEDDKSTVVHCDNFEQKICRAFYTMMSGDFYVMAGEIL; encoded by the coding sequence ATGACAGAACAAACGACGTTTCCCCATGCCGGGAAAAAATACACGATCCGCTTCGAAAACGGACTGGAAGTAACGAATGCCTATTCGGCGGATGGAACGACCGTCTCTGTCGAATTTTTGTCGGGTGACCTGCTGGGGACACAGATGACAGTGCCATTTCGATGGACTGAACTGGCCGGCGGAAACTTCCTCCTGTCATGGCAAGAGGACGACAAATCGACGGTCGTTCACTGTGATAATTTCGAGCAGAAGATCTGCCGCGCTTTCTACACCATGATGAGCGGGGATTTTTACGTGATGGCCGGAGAAATTCTGTGA
- a CDS encoding heme-binding protein, with translation MNSELATSLIATATAEATKGGVAVCITILDAAAHLVAFHRMDGANIGPIEVSQKKARTAALFQTDSLQLGQAAQPGGPIYTLENTNGGLISFGGGVVLRDRAGTVIGAIGIGGAPVEVDEIIAQAAAATLLS, from the coding sequence ATGAACTCCGAACTCGCCACATCCCTCATCGCGACCGCGACAGCCGAAGCCACCAAAGGCGGCGTTGCCGTCTGCATCACAATCCTCGACGCCGCGGCCCATCTCGTCGCCTTCCATCGCATGGACGGCGCCAACATCGGCCCGATCGAGGTCAGCCAGAAGAAGGCGCGCACCGCCGCGCTGTTCCAGACCGACAGCCTTCAGCTCGGACAGGCCGCTCAGCCCGGCGGCCCGATCTATACGCTTGAAAACACCAATGGCGGTCTCATCAGCTTCGGCGGCGGTGTCGTGCTGCGCGACAGGGCCGGCACGGTGATCGGTGCCATCGGCATAGGCGGCGCACCCGTCGAAGTTGATGAGATCATCGCGCAGGCGGCCGCCGCCACGCTGCTTTCCTAA
- a CDS encoding LysR family transcriptional regulator, protein MDSIYGISLFVKAAETLSFIDVARTTGLSASAVGKSIARLERSIGVTLFRRTTRSMTLTSEGEIFLHHCRNILEEFHIAKQKLDHISEEPSGPLRITLPLVGPLFNPILKEFISTNPNVQLDVHFSDHFVDLVEGGFDAAVRIGDIDDSRLVRRHLGSFRMQVVASAKYLQARGTPRTPQDLSNHSCLLYKYPSSGKFEEWPLPDWRKITAGTFSHHTVCNAIESLLFLAESGCGIACLPDFLVKRSIAAKGLVAVLEDYESPARDLNILWPPGQYMTTKLRRFIDILTETLII, encoded by the coding sequence ATGGATTCGATTTACGGGATCAGCCTGTTCGTGAAAGCGGCCGAGACGCTCAGTTTCATCGATGTCGCCCGAACCACCGGGCTATCGGCTTCGGCGGTGGGCAAAAGCATTGCCAGGCTCGAACGGAGCATCGGCGTCACTCTGTTCCGTCGCACCACCCGAAGCATGACATTGACCTCGGAAGGAGAAATTTTCCTTCACCACTGCCGCAATATTCTCGAGGAATTTCATATCGCCAAACAGAAGCTCGACCATATCTCCGAGGAACCGAGCGGCCCTCTACGGATCACCCTGCCTCTGGTCGGGCCCCTGTTCAACCCGATCCTCAAGGAATTCATTTCAACCAATCCGAACGTGCAACTGGATGTTCATTTCTCCGACCATTTTGTGGATCTGGTCGAAGGCGGCTTCGATGCGGCAGTGCGGATCGGCGACATTGACGATTCCCGGCTTGTCCGCCGACATCTCGGCTCCTTTCGCATGCAGGTGGTCGCCTCCGCGAAATATCTTCAAGCCAGGGGAACACCACGGACGCCACAGGATTTGAGTAATCATAGCTGCCTTCTCTATAAATATCCCTCCAGCGGCAAGTTCGAAGAATGGCCACTTCCCGATTGGCGGAAGATCACTGCCGGCACTTTCAGCCACCATACCGTCTGCAACGCGATTGAATCGCTTTTATTCCTCGCAGAGAGCGGCTGCGGTATCGCCTGCCTGCCCGACTTTCTCGTCAAGAGATCGATCGCTGCAAAGGGACTCGTCGCCGTGCTCGAAGACTATGAATCGCCGGCACGCGATCTCAATATATTATGGCCGCCAGGTCAGTACATGACCACCAAGCTCCGGCGCTTTATCGACATCCTGACCGAGACGCTTATTATTTGA
- a CDS encoding MFS transporter — protein sequence MPIGLFALAVSAFAIGTTEFVIVGLIPGMARDLSVSIPTAGLLVSLYALSITLGAPTVTALTGRLPRRPLAITLMLIFTLGNLIAAFAPGYDMLLAGRIVTGIAHGVFFSIGATVATSLVDKSRSSQAVALMFAGLTVAMVVGVPFGAFVGQHWGWRAPFLVVAALGAISVAGLMAWLPKAIPHTPPTGLVSQLGLLGKPRLLAMYLVTTFGFGSSFVVFTYLSPLMTGVTHVSEETVSLALMLFGVATVIGNLFGGRLADRIGSEPALRIVLIGLIVSLAALPLTASHVIGIFVNLFVWGVFAFAISPIMQAGVVKTAAIEAPDAIGTASGFNIAAFNLGISGASFIGGVLVNGPGVITTPWAAIALVALALLIVEWLLRQRRLSLRTA from the coding sequence ATGCCAATCGGTCTCTTCGCTCTCGCGGTGTCCGCCTTCGCCATCGGCACCACCGAATTCGTCATCGTCGGACTGATCCCGGGAATGGCCCGGGATCTTTCCGTATCCATCCCGACTGCCGGCCTGCTCGTCAGCCTGTATGCGCTATCGATCACGCTTGGCGCGCCGACCGTCACGGCGCTGACCGGCCGGTTGCCGCGCCGCCCGCTCGCCATCACCCTGATGCTGATTTTCACCCTCGGCAATCTGATCGCCGCCTTTGCGCCGGGCTATGACATGTTGCTTGCCGGGCGTATCGTGACCGGCATCGCCCATGGCGTGTTCTTCTCGATCGGCGCAACCGTCGCGACGTCGCTGGTCGACAAATCGCGTTCGTCGCAGGCCGTCGCGCTGATGTTCGCCGGACTGACCGTCGCCATGGTGGTCGGCGTGCCGTTCGGGGCGTTCGTCGGCCAGCATTGGGGCTGGCGCGCGCCGTTCCTGGTGGTCGCGGCGCTCGGAGCGATCAGCGTGGCCGGGTTGATGGCATGGCTGCCCAAGGCCATCCCGCATACGCCGCCAACCGGCCTGGTCTCTCAACTCGGTCTCCTCGGCAAGCCAAGGCTGCTCGCCATGTATCTCGTGACGACTTTCGGCTTCGGCAGTTCCTTCGTCGTCTTCACCTATCTCTCGCCGCTGATGACAGGCGTAACCCATGTCAGCGAAGAGACCGTTAGCCTGGCGCTGATGCTGTTCGGGGTCGCCACCGTCATCGGCAATCTGTTCGGAGGCAGGCTCGCCGACCGGATCGGCAGCGAACCTGCGCTCAGGATCGTTCTGATCGGACTGATCGTCTCGCTGGCCGCCCTGCCGCTCACGGCAAGCCATGTCATCGGCATCTTCGTGAATCTGTTCGTCTGGGGCGTATTCGCCTTCGCGATCTCTCCGATCATGCAGGCGGGGGTCGTAAAGACGGCCGCGATCGAAGCCCCCGACGCCATCGGCACAGCCTCGGGCTTCAATATCGCCGCCTTCAATCTCGGCATATCGGGCGCCTCATTCATCGGCGGCGTTCTCGTCAATGGCCCCGGCGTAATCACGACACCATGGGCCGCCATCGCGCTCGTCGCGCTGGCTCTGCTGATCGTCGAATGGCTCCTGCGTCAAAGACGCTTGAGCCTTCGCACGGCATGA
- a CDS encoding LysR substrate-binding domain-containing protein: MVRNLDLTLLRTFVAVADHTSMTAAGNALNLTQSAVSQQIARLEDLSGALFVRERRTLRLTPNGERLLGKARRLVALNDELWADMAEGPIGGRVRLGAPYDLVGTWLTPILKTFSEAYPKVEIELVCLASPELRTAITNGTIDLALVEEPVDNSNGECLAIDCLVWVGAKGGAAHLKTPLPISMVAETCAFRPVVLQALGECDLAWRTMFESGSIDATRATIRADLAVTAWLASTVPNDLDILPFGENLPELPSFAINLYHAKGQLPRAASELTQQIRHGVSGYSIPSS; the protein is encoded by the coding sequence ATGGTCCGCAATCTCGATCTCACCCTGCTTCGCACCTTCGTTGCCGTCGCCGATCACACCAGCATGACGGCAGCCGGAAACGCCTTGAATCTTACGCAGAGCGCCGTCAGCCAGCAGATTGCCCGGCTGGAGGATTTGTCAGGCGCGTTGTTCGTTCGCGAACGACGCACTCTCCGCCTGACGCCGAATGGCGAGCGGTTGCTGGGAAAAGCGCGCAGACTCGTCGCGCTCAATGACGAGTTGTGGGCGGATATGGCGGAAGGGCCGATCGGCGGCCGCGTCCGTCTCGGCGCACCATATGACCTTGTGGGAACATGGCTGACCCCGATTTTGAAAACATTTTCGGAAGCCTATCCGAAGGTGGAAATCGAACTCGTCTGCCTTGCCTCTCCGGAGCTTCGGACGGCGATCACCAACGGCACAATCGACCTCGCCTTGGTCGAGGAGCCGGTGGATAACTCAAATGGGGAATGCCTGGCGATCGATTGCCTGGTTTGGGTCGGAGCAAAAGGGGGAGCGGCGCATCTCAAGACTCCGCTTCCGATTTCAATGGTTGCCGAAACGTGCGCCTTTCGTCCGGTTGTCTTGCAAGCTCTCGGTGAATGCGATCTTGCTTGGCGAACGATGTTCGAGAGCGGCAGCATTGATGCGACCCGCGCCACGATCCGCGCCGATCTGGCGGTAACGGCATGGTTGGCCTCGACGGTGCCAAATGATCTCGACATTCTGCCCTTCGGGGAGAACCTTCCTGAACTCCCGTCATTCGCAATCAATCTCTACCATGCGAAAGGGCAGCTTCCACGGGCCGCCAGCGAACTCACGCAGCAGATACGGCATGGCGTAAGCGGTTATTCTATTCCAAGCTCATAA
- a CDS encoding aldo/keto reductase, translating to MTIETLKIPQIALGTWAWGDSGEAGDGYFGSHLTRADLEEVADKAHAAGFTLWDTAMVYGMGRSETVLGDVLKRFARSDYQLSTKFTPQAAGTGDNPVADMLEQSLARLGTDYIDLYWIHNPADVARWTPYLIPLLKSGKVKHVGVSNHTLSEIKRANRILEESGFRVEAIQNHYSLLYRGSEDAGILDYCRSHGIPFFAYMVLEQGALTGRYSPENPLPEGTNRARAYNGMLPQLQALTDKLASIGQSHGAAAPDVATAWAIAKGATPIIGVTRPDYVDGLVRATSLTLTGDEVAELEALADAADVNTRGWWEKEM from the coding sequence ATGACAATCGAGACCCTGAAAATTCCCCAGATCGCACTGGGCACCTGGGCCTGGGGCGACAGCGGCGAGGCCGGCGACGGCTATTTCGGCAGCCACCTGACCCGGGCTGACCTGGAAGAGGTCGCGGACAAAGCGCATGCGGCCGGCTTCACGCTGTGGGATACCGCCATGGTGTACGGCATGGGCCGTTCGGAAACCGTACTCGGGGACGTGCTGAAGCGCTTCGCGCGCAGCGACTACCAGCTCTCCACGAAATTCACCCCGCAGGCCGCGGGCACCGGGGATAACCCGGTAGCGGACATGCTGGAGCAAAGCCTGGCACGCCTCGGCACCGACTACATCGACCTCTACTGGATTCACAATCCAGCCGATGTGGCACGGTGGACGCCTTACCTGATCCCGTTGCTCAAGAGCGGCAAGGTCAAACATGTCGGCGTCTCGAATCACACCCTGAGCGAAATCAAGCGCGCCAACCGGATTCTCGAAGAATCCGGGTTCCGGGTCGAGGCCATCCAGAACCACTATAGTCTCCTTTACCGCGGCTCCGAGGATGCCGGCATCCTGGATTATTGCCGCAGCCACGGCATCCCGTTCTTCGCCTATATGGTTCTGGAACAGGGCGCCCTGACCGGCAGATACAGTCCGGAGAACCCGCTGCCGGAAGGCACCAACCGGGCGCGGGCTTACAACGGCATGCTGCCTCAATTGCAGGCGCTGACGGACAAGCTCGCCTCGATCGGCCAAAGCCACGGTGCGGCAGCTCCCGATGTCGCGACGGCCTGGGCCATCGCCAAGGGCGCGACGCCGATCATCGGCGTCACCAGGCCCGACTACGTCGATGGCCTGGTCCGGGCCACCAGCTTGACGCTCACCGGCGACGAGGTCGCGGAGTTGGAAGCCCTCGCCGACGCCGCCGACGTGAACACCCGCGGCTGGTGGGAAAAAGAAATGTAA